Proteins from a genomic interval of Rhipicephalus microplus isolate Deutch F79 chromosome 6, USDA_Rmic, whole genome shotgun sequence:
- the LOC119179608 gene encoding uncharacterized protein LOC119179608 — MTAAPTGGYASPPQFDEASDKWPAYQVRLEAFFEGNGITEDNKKRALLVTALSTHTVDVLSGRCAPDKVNELSYPQVIALLKQHFSPQPNEIAQSYKFFTRNQLPGEPVKDFVVAIRQIADTCNFGASLDRMLRDRIVCGLHNVGVRRQLLAKPQLTRSEAEEIAISTEMAEANAQEIVSPTAEASVHALGGQSYRPRSRPQIVGCYRCGAKGHGPEDCRFRSASCFKCKQRGHIARACCRRESGFGVVPPERQVHALSREEDTGTDGMFTLEAADSHIGHVGITQPIVRTLDCGGVPVNMQVDTGSPVSVITWPTYERNKTVWPKLRGSPLKLTCFLGRLPVRGQLQLKVSCGNKSTAGSLQVLGCSGPNLCGRDLIQAFHMLEAPVMNVNTSGEQLPLLGADDVNVDRLLAEFADVFAPGLGLIKGPPVHFETRENVVPKFWKAREVPYAFRPKVDAELDRLSGAGIIVPVPHAEWAAPVVPVVKRNGCIRLCGDFKLTVNKACRTEQYPLPRVEDILATLNGGEVFTTIDLREAYNQLPLDEEAMQLTTINTPKGLFSFTRLPFGVASAPAVFQRRMETILQGLPGVQVYLDDVIVAEKRNDCTTLHEVFKRFREYGVRLNADKCKFRQLEVDFLGHRISARGLQPKTENIDAILKVQAPRNSAELRSYLGMVTYYHKFLPNASTAMAPLYQLLRKEAKWKWDTAQQQSFSSVKDLLKSADFLAHFDPHKPLVLECDASPDGIGAVLSHDVGNGVLRPIGFRSRLLTGAEKNYSQLEREALALVFAACCTFSPRQASARDGRCANPAVGPAAERLRLRHQTPARERQHSSRCPQPTPHVSNFPARDAGRNCGR; from the exons ATGACCGCCGCACCCACGGGAGGATACGCCAGCCCGCCGCAGTTCGACGAGGCGAGCGACAAGTGGCCCGCGTACCAGGTTCGGCTGGAAGCCTTCTTTGAGGGAAATGGCATCACGGAAGACAACAAGAAGCGGGCCCTGCTGGTGACTGCACTGTCCACCCACACCGTCGACGTACTGAGCGGACGTTGTGCTCCGGATAAGGTGAATGAACTTTCGTACCCACAAGTGATAGCCTTGCTTAAGCAGCACTTCTCGCCGCAACCGAACGAGATAGCACAGTCTTATAAGTTCTTCACCCGCAATCAGCTGCCCGGCGAACCGGTCAAGGATTTTGTCGTGGCGATTCGACAGATAGCGGACACCTGCAATTTTGGTGCTTCGTTGGACAGAATGCTACGAGATCGCATCGTGTGTGGTCTGCACAACGTCGGAGTGCGTCGGCAGCTACTCGCGAAACCACAGCTGACGAGGAGCGAAGCGGAAGAAATTGCGATATCTACCGAAATGGCCGAGGCCAACGCGCAAGAGATAGTAAGCCCCACCGCTGAGGCAAGTGTGCATGCGCTGGGAGGCCAGTCCTATCGCCCACGTAGCCGGCCACAGATTGTTGGGTGCTACCGCTGcggagcaaaagggcacggaccCGAGGATTGCCGCTTCCGCTCGGCGTCATGCTTCAAGTGTAAACAACGAGGTCATATCGCTCGAGCCTGTTGCCGCCGTGAGAGTGGGTTCGGGGTGGTACCACCAGAACGCCAAGTACATGCCTTGTCGCGGGAGGAAGACACTGGCACGGACGGTATGTTCACGCTGGAGGCAGCGGACAGTCACATCGGCCACGTCGGCATTACGCAACCCATCGTGCGCACCTTGGATTGTGGCGGGGTTCCAGTGAACATGCAGGTCGACACAGGCTCGCCGGTTTCGGTCATCACGTGGCCCACATATGAGCGGAACAAAACAGTGTGGCCGAAGCTGCGTGGTTCGCCATTGAAACTCACCTGCTTCCTGGGACGGCTTCCAGTGCGGGGACAACTTCAGCTCAAGGTTTCGTGCGGAAACAAGTCGACGGCTGGATCTTTGCAAGTCCTTGGTTGCTCCGGCCCAAACCTCTGCGGACGCGACCTGATTCAAGCGTTCCACATGCTCGAGGCACCGGTAATGAACGTGAACACGTCAGGTGAGCAACTGCCGTTACTCGGTGCTGACGACGTTAACGTGGACCGGTTGCTAGCAGAATTCGCTGATGTGTTCGCGCCAGGTTTAGGGCTCATAAAAGGGCCACCGGTACACTTCGAGACGCGAGAAAACGTGGTGCCGAAGTTTTGGAAAGCACGCGAAGTTCCGTATGCTTTTCGGCCAAAGGTCGACGCGGAACTGGACCGCCTTTCGGGCGCGGGTATTATTGTACCGGTGCCTCATGCGGAGTGGGCGGCGCCAGTGGTACCGGTAGTGAAACGGAATGGCTGCATCCGCCTTTGCGGCGATTTTAAGCTAACGGTCAACAAAGCCTGTCGCACTGAGCAATATCCGTTGCCACGGGTGGAGGATATCCTGGCTACATTAAATGGCGGTGAAGTTTTTACCACGATAGACTTGCGGGAGGCATACAACCAGCTTCCGTTGGATGAGGAAGCCATGCAACTCACGACCATAAACACGCCTAAGGGACTGTTCAGCTTTACTCGCCTGCCTTTTGGAGTGGCGTCCGCGCCGGCCGTGTTCCAACGGCGTATGGAGACCATTTTGCAGGGACTTCCGGGTGTTCAggtctacctagacgacgtcatcGTGGCAGAGAAACGCAATGACTGCACCACCCTGCACGAAGTATTCAAGCGTTTCCGGGAATACGGCGTGCGCCTGAACGCAGACAAGTGCAAGTTCCGCCAACTAGAGGTGGATTTTTTGGGGCATCGAATCAGCGCTCGAGGTCTTCAACCAAAGACGGAAAACATAGACGCCATCCTTAAGGTTCAGGCACCACGGAATTCCGCAGAATTAAGGTCCTACCTCGGCATGGTAACGTACTACCACAAGTTTCTTCCCAATGCATCGACCGCCATGGCACCCCTATATCAACTACTCCGGAAGGAAGCTAAGTGGAAGTGGGATACCGCTCAACAGCAGTCATTCAGCAGTGTGAAAGACCTTCTGAAATCCGCAgactttctggcgcattttgacccaCACAAGCCGCTAGTCCTGGAATGCGATGCCTCCCCGGACGGAATAGGCGCAGTGCTTTCACACGATGTCGGGAACGGAGTACTTCGGCCCATAGGGTTCCGCTCTCGGTTATTGACTGGAGCTGAGAAAAATTACTCGCAGCTGGAGCGTGAAGCCTTGGCacttgtgtttg CCGCTTGTTGCACTTTTTCACCCAGACAGGCCAGTGCCCGTGATGGCCGCTGCGCGAATCCAGCGGTGGGCCCTGCTGCTGAGCGCCTACGATTACGTCATCAAACACCAGCCCGGGAAAGACAACATTCCAGCCGATGCCCTCAGCCGACTCCCCACGTCAGCAACTTCCCAGCCAGAGACGCAGGAAGAAACTGTGGACGGTGA